In one window of Lacticaseibacillus casei DSM 20011 = JCM 1134 = ATCC 393 DNA:
- a CDS encoding ABC transporter permease, whose product MKRKFKWSNLYLIFVFICLYVPIFYLVIYSFSTGDRMSNFSGFTWKHYAELFADTRMIQIVLDTLLVALLSSLIATIIGALGALAIDRTSRPVMKNTVLSLNNILMVSPDVIIGASFLIFYTALKVPLGFWSVLMSHIAFSIPIVVLMILPRLQEMSHSLLDAARDLGASNYQVLTRVIVPYITPGIFSGFFMAFTYSLDDFAVTFFVTGNGFETLAVEIYARARQGISLEINALSGVMFVFALLLVVGYYFLQRAGQSRRAKHKRESEALINETTH is encoded by the coding sequence ATGAAGCGTAAGTTTAAGTGGTCCAACCTTTATCTGATTTTCGTGTTCATCTGTCTGTATGTGCCGATTTTTTATCTCGTGATCTATTCGTTTTCGACTGGTGACCGGATGAGCAACTTCTCCGGCTTCACCTGGAAACATTACGCTGAGCTATTTGCGGATACGCGAATGATTCAGATTGTTCTGGATACGTTGCTGGTGGCGTTGCTGTCGAGCTTAATTGCGACAATTATCGGTGCATTAGGCGCGCTGGCCATTGATCGAACCAGCCGTCCCGTGATGAAAAATACGGTCCTGTCACTCAACAACATTTTGATGGTAAGCCCGGATGTTATTATCGGTGCCAGTTTTCTGATTTTTTACACGGCGTTAAAGGTTCCGCTGGGATTCTGGTCGGTGCTGATGAGCCACATTGCCTTTTCCATTCCGATTGTGGTGCTGATGATCCTGCCGCGTCTGCAGGAAATGAGTCACTCCTTGCTGGACGCCGCTCGTGACTTGGGTGCTTCCAACTATCAGGTGCTGACACGCGTGATCGTGCCGTACATCACGCCTGGTATTTTCTCGGGATTCTTTATGGCATTTACGTACTCGCTGGATGATTTTGCCGTGACCTTCTTCGTCACCGGCAATGGTTTTGAAACGTTGGCTGTCGAGATTTACGCTCGTGCCCGCCAAGGTATAAGCTTGGAAATCAATGCGTTATCCGGGGTCATGTTCGTCTTTGCCTTACTGCTGGTTGTCGGTTACTACTTCCTGCAACGGGCCGGTCAAAGTCGGCGGGCCAAGCACAAGCGAGAAAGCGAGGCGTTGATCAATGAAACGACTCATTAG
- the tsaE gene encoding tRNA (adenosine(37)-N6)-threonylcarbamoyltransferase complex ATPase subunit type 1 TsaE, with product MTSLKKDFTSEAELQAFAASLGPHLQTGDVLLLDGDLGAGKTSFTKGLAKGLGITDYVKSPTFTIIREYRHGRLPLYHMDLYRLEDGGAEDLGLEEYFEGDGVSVVEWPDFLGASEPEADLLVHFQKDEQSDTTRHLEFVPQGKRYETLLQSLK from the coding sequence ATGACAAGCTTGAAAAAAGATTTTACCAGCGAAGCCGAACTACAGGCATTCGCCGCTTCGCTAGGTCCGCATTTACAGACAGGGGATGTCCTTCTCTTGGATGGCGATCTTGGTGCCGGCAAAACCAGTTTTACCAAGGGTCTGGCTAAGGGTCTAGGCATTACGGATTATGTCAAAAGTCCGACGTTTACGATTATTCGCGAATATCGTCACGGTCGGCTGCCACTGTATCATATGGATCTTTATCGCTTGGAAGATGGTGGTGCCGAAGATCTTGGACTTGAAGAATACTTTGAAGGTGACGGCGTTTCAGTCGTTGAATGGCCGGATTTTCTGGGTGCAAGCGAACCCGAAGCCGATTTGCTGGTGCACTTTCAAAAAGATGAGCAGTCGGATACAACCCGTCATCTTGAATTTGTTCCCCAGGGTAAGCGCTATGAAACATTGCTTCAAAGCTTAAAATAA
- a CDS encoding helix-turn-helix domain-containing protein, producing MPRSKHTAQEKLLILEEFRHSNISISSFSRQHGLGDRTLQRWQARYERDGIKGLEEARKNQHYTKEQKLEAVLAYLSGEGSLAEVTMQFGLRSSTQLQRWIAMYNRDHQSLTASPSRKQVPTMSRTTTFEERIKVVEYVTKGKHSYTEAAAHFDVSYQQARSWVIKAREGGYETLVDNRGHHKDKRDLTELDKAKLRIRQLEAELKDKELVEAFVKKLLEIQHKE from the coding sequence ATGCCCAGATCTAAGCATACAGCTCAAGAAAAGTTACTCATATTGGAGGAGTTCAGACATTCGAATATAAGTATCAGTAGTTTCTCCCGTCAACACGGTCTTGGTGATCGCACATTACAACGTTGGCAGGCGCGCTATGAACGCGATGGGATTAAGGGATTAGAGGAAGCTCGAAAGAATCAACATTATACCAAGGAACAAAAGCTTGAAGCAGTACTTGCTTATCTCAGTGGTGAAGGGTCATTAGCCGAAGTCACGATGCAATTTGGTCTGCGCTCATCAACACAATTGCAAAGATGGATAGCCATGTATAATAGGGATCATCAATCTTTGACGGCTTCACCGTCTAGAAAGCAGGTCCCCACCATGAGTCGTACAACCACCTTCGAAGAACGCATTAAAGTCGTTGAATATGTCACTAAGGGTAAGCACTCCTATACTGAAGCGGCAGCCCATTTTGATGTGTCTTATCAACAGGCACGGTCTTGGGTGATCAAGGCTCGCGAAGGCGGTTATGAGACGCTGGTAGATAACCGTGGTCACCACAAAGACAAGCGTGATCTAACCGAATTAGACAAGGCCAAACTGCGCATTCGTCAACTAGAAGCTGAGCTCAAGGACAAAGAGCTAGTGGAGGCCTTTGTAAAAAAATTACTGGAAATCCAGCACAAGGAGTGA
- a CDS encoding cation:proton antiporter, with translation MHLVEAVLFLMALVIVSNVLSHYIVAVPVSLIQVALGLGAALFFHLTINLATDWFMLLFIAPLLYYDGRHFPRRELWELRGPIIGNAIFLVFATMLVGGYLIHFLIPPLPLPASFALAAILSPTDPIAVQSLAKRTHLPSGVLHLVSGESLINDASGLIGFKYGIAATLTGTFAFGHAVQDFLYVALVGALAGLVLIGIINLNRNWLLQQGINDVILHTILQVLTPFFIYLIVDEFMHASGVIAVVVAGLLSNTQHNRYVAALPELRIVSERTWDLIVYTLNGIIFLILGIELPVAMRDTIADHEVSTLQALGFVVLVYLGILILRTLWIYGYMLLTVRSKGNQPSWRAALLSGISGVRGAITLVGVFAVPAALANGDPFPERSLMLFIAAGVVVLSLIVAIIALPIVTRSVAPLQTRGSTIAATDDETEDDEDHANDVRIISLSQAQMFVYQMAVRRVESERRENNQKAALDLIAEYQNLIRRLELAEDTGAAIPPLVQDELDLRKVGVQGELYALDDLWRENKIMSKSYAKARKQLKHRMDDLDSMAKRSGRPTLRMLFDRSALRLSHFWYTVASEQNRSHRFFNEKLFIEKETAKGGLKYLSKFLRQKENKAHHYNRQVIYSLIVQYRNRLASVKALNTHKSTQYEHELSRLRAIAFATERTAIHDLMEKGYITMTMAQRLNQNVNFTENAATLTSLEEV, from the coding sequence ATGCATTTAGTCGAAGCCGTCTTGTTTTTGATGGCGCTGGTCATCGTGTCAAACGTGCTCAGCCACTACATTGTCGCTGTCCCGGTATCTTTGATTCAAGTCGCGCTGGGACTCGGCGCGGCTTTGTTTTTTCATTTAACGATAAACTTAGCGACCGACTGGTTTATGCTCTTGTTCATTGCGCCGCTTTTGTATTACGATGGACGCCATTTTCCGCGGCGGGAGTTATGGGAACTGCGTGGACCGATCATCGGAAATGCGATTTTTCTGGTTTTTGCAACGATGCTGGTTGGTGGTTACCTGATTCACTTCCTAATCCCGCCATTGCCGCTGCCTGCAAGTTTTGCCTTGGCCGCGATTCTCAGCCCGACTGATCCGATTGCGGTTCAGAGCCTGGCCAAGCGGACCCATCTGCCGAGTGGGGTCTTGCACTTGGTCAGCGGTGAAAGTCTGATCAACGATGCCAGCGGCTTGATCGGCTTCAAATATGGCATTGCCGCAACGTTGACCGGGACATTTGCTTTTGGACACGCCGTTCAGGACTTCCTCTATGTGGCGTTAGTTGGCGCATTGGCCGGGCTTGTTTTAATCGGGATCATCAACCTAAATCGTAACTGGTTATTGCAACAAGGGATCAATGATGTGATTCTGCATACGATTTTGCAGGTGTTAACGCCATTTTTTATTTATTTGATTGTTGACGAATTCATGCACGCTTCCGGCGTTATTGCCGTTGTCGTGGCAGGACTATTGAGTAATACGCAGCATAATCGATATGTGGCCGCTTTGCCGGAACTAAGAATCGTGTCAGAGCGGACTTGGGATTTAATTGTTTACACGCTTAACGGAATTATTTTCCTGATTCTGGGCATTGAGCTTCCGGTGGCGATGCGCGATACGATTGCTGATCATGAAGTCAGCACGTTACAGGCACTCGGCTTTGTCGTGTTGGTCTATCTAGGCATTCTGATTCTACGAACCTTATGGATTTATGGCTATATGTTGCTGACGGTGCGATCAAAAGGTAACCAGCCTTCATGGCGCGCGGCATTGTTGAGCGGCATTTCAGGAGTGCGCGGTGCTATTACGCTGGTCGGGGTATTCGCGGTACCAGCCGCACTGGCCAATGGTGATCCGTTCCCGGAACGCAGCCTGATGTTATTTATCGCGGCTGGTGTTGTGGTGCTGAGTCTGATTGTTGCGATCATAGCTCTGCCGATCGTAACCCGATCTGTCGCACCTTTGCAAACGCGTGGTTCCACTATTGCAGCGACCGATGACGAGACTGAAGATGATGAGGATCACGCCAATGATGTCCGGATTATTTCGTTGAGTCAGGCACAGATGTTTGTGTACCAAATGGCCGTGCGTCGTGTTGAATCCGAGCGACGGGAAAATAATCAAAAAGCGGCACTGGATCTCATCGCAGAATATCAGAATCTGATTCGGCGACTGGAACTGGCTGAAGACACCGGGGCAGCGATTCCACCGCTGGTCCAAGATGAGCTCGACCTGCGCAAAGTCGGGGTTCAAGGCGAATTATATGCGTTGGATGATTTGTGGCGCGAAAATAAAATTATGTCAAAAAGCTACGCCAAAGCGCGCAAGCAATTAAAGCACCGAATGGATGATTTGGACTCGATGGCTAAACGCTCGGGCCGGCCGACACTGCGGATGCTTTTTGACCGTTCTGCGTTGCGACTATCACACTTCTGGTACACGGTAGCCAGTGAGCAGAACCGCTCGCATCGCTTCTTTAACGAGAAATTGTTCATTGAAAAAGAAACGGCAAAAGGCGGGTTGAAGTACTTGTCGAAATTTCTCCGGCAAAAAGAAAACAAGGCTCACCATTACAATCGCCAGGTGATTTATTCATTGATTGTCCAGTACCGCAATCGCCTCGCCTCGGTCAAGGCATTGAATACGCATAAATCCACCCAGTACGAACATGAGCTAAGTCGGTTGCGCGCCATCGCGTTTGCCACAGAACGAACAGCTATCCATGATTTGATGGAAAAAGGCTACATCACCATGACGATGGCCCAGCGGCTGAATCAAAATGTTAACTTTACCGAAAATGCGGCGACTCTGACGTCTTTGGAGGAAGTTTGA
- a CDS encoding ABC transporter ATP-binding protein, producing MLAVKDLVKTFGTMTAVDDVSFTVKPGEIMGLIGQNGAGKTTTFRMILNFLTPDSGTITWNDHPFTAKDYDIIGYLPEERGLYPKMRVQDQIIYFARLRGMKTADVKARIPEWLERFQVKGKATDKIKDLSKGNQQKVQVIATMIHMPKLVILDEPFSGLDPVNASLLMAGIEMLKDNGAAIIYSSHDMANVEAISDHLVMLKQGKMVLNGAVGDIRESFGRTKLFIESGLSRDDLQAFDGVTNIRQHGQEFELTLADPAVGRQIFEKAVANGYIPEFRQQPPTLDEIFRLKVGETHA from the coding sequence ATGTTAGCAGTTAAAGATCTCGTCAAGACTTTTGGCACCATGACGGCGGTTGATGATGTGAGTTTTACCGTCAAGCCTGGCGAAATTATGGGACTGATTGGCCAAAACGGGGCCGGTAAAACAACGACGTTCCGAATGATTTTGAATTTTTTGACCCCAGACTCCGGAACGATTACCTGGAATGACCATCCGTTCACGGCCAAGGATTATGACATCATCGGCTATTTGCCTGAAGAACGCGGTTTATACCCGAAGATGCGCGTGCAGGATCAGATTATTTATTTTGCCCGATTGCGCGGGATGAAGACGGCGGATGTGAAAGCCCGGATTCCCGAATGGTTGGAACGTTTTCAGGTTAAAGGCAAGGCAACCGATAAAATCAAGGACCTGAGCAAAGGTAACCAGCAAAAAGTGCAAGTGATTGCGACCATGATTCATATGCCTAAACTGGTGATTCTAGATGAGCCTTTCTCAGGGTTGGATCCGGTTAATGCAAGCTTGCTAATGGCTGGTATTGAGATGCTAAAAGACAATGGCGCGGCGATTATTTATTCCAGCCACGATATGGCCAATGTCGAAGCCATCTCGGATCATTTGGTGATGCTGAAGCAAGGAAAAATGGTCTTAAATGGCGCTGTCGGTGACATCCGCGAAAGCTTTGGCCGGACGAAACTCTTCATTGAGTCAGGCTTATCCCGGGATGATTTGCAAGCCTTTGACGGTGTGACGAATATTCGTCAACATGGTCAGGAATTTGAATTGACGCTGGCAGATCCCGCAGTGGGCCGCCAAATTTTTGAAAAAGCAGTTGCCAATGGGTACATACCGGAATTTCGGCAACAGCCGCCAACGCTTGATGAGATTTTCCGCTTGAAAGTTGGTGAAACACATGCATAA
- a CDS encoding 3'-5' exonuclease produces MDFIAMDFETANRKRASACSLALVVVQQNRVVDSFYTLIDPQMRFDPQNIRIHGITPDMVQNQPTFDQVWPHIQMFYTPGRIVTAHNAPFDVSVLRLTLDRYGIAAPRYQVIDTVRTSRQFLPKLPNHRLDTVSAALKIPLEHHHNALADSYACARILIAENKHFGEARAKAMMKLAKAG; encoded by the coding sequence ATGGACTTTATTGCCATGGATTTTGAAACTGCGAATCGCAAACGGGCCTCGGCCTGTTCGCTTGCCTTAGTGGTTGTGCAGCAAAATCGGGTTGTTGATAGTTTCTACACGCTCATCGACCCGCAGATGCGCTTTGACCCGCAAAATATTCGCATTCACGGGATCACACCGGATATGGTTCAGAACCAGCCGACTTTTGATCAGGTTTGGCCGCATATCCAGATGTTTTATACTCCCGGCCGAATTGTCACGGCTCACAATGCCCCGTTTGATGTGTCGGTGTTGCGCCTGACACTTGACCGGTATGGCATCGCTGCGCCGCGGTATCAGGTGATCGACACTGTTCGGACTTCACGGCAATTTTTACCGAAGCTGCCGAATCATCGGTTGGATACGGTCAGTGCTGCGTTAAAAATTCCGCTGGAACATCACCACAACGCGTTGGCAGATAGTTATGCCTGCGCGCGGATTCTCATTGCCGAGAACAAACATTTTGGTGAAGCCCGAGCGAAAGCCATGATGAAACTGGCTAAGGCTGGTTGA
- a CDS encoding IS3 family transposase: protein MIKQHRQAYRAIEEVSQGQHGAVTKLLDVIGISRQAYYKGLRREETVWEVHDRRLKERTQYWFDFHRQGIGAGNLLINLQQDELIDFPITIKQVRRVMRELDIRCQIRQKRHSRVKQSEQYLQDNVLNQCFYVERPNQVWLADSTELKYGINGEYKMRLSGVLDLYGRNLLAYNLSATETTAAEIQVFQRAFTRAGNVHPLIHTDRGSAYTSKAFNRYLNQFEVTRSMSRPGTPYDNAPIERWWNEFKLRWMDRHPMAKTYKEFVKLVEDGIHYFNHDNRSGQRDGLTPEEYWNKAI from the coding sequence GTGATCAAACAACACCGACAAGCTTACCGTGCCATCGAAGAAGTTAGTCAAGGCCAACATGGCGCTGTCACAAAGTTATTGGACGTTATTGGCATCAGCCGTCAAGCTTATTACAAAGGCTTAAGGCGGGAGGAAACAGTGTGGGAGGTCCACGATCGGCGGCTTAAGGAGCGGACTCAATATTGGTTTGATTTTCATCGCCAAGGCATTGGTGCTGGGAATCTTCTGATCAACTTACAACAAGATGAGCTGATTGACTTTCCGATCACGATCAAACAAGTTCGTCGCGTCATGCGCGAGCTTGACATTCGATGTCAGATCCGCCAAAAACGGCATAGTCGCGTCAAGCAATCTGAACAGTACCTGCAAGACAATGTGCTCAATCAATGTTTCTACGTGGAACGCCCTAATCAAGTCTGGCTAGCCGACTCAACCGAGTTGAAATACGGTATCAACGGCGAGTACAAGATGCGCCTCAGTGGCGTTCTTGACCTCTATGGCCGCAATCTGTTGGCTTACAACCTGAGTGCAACCGAAACAACCGCTGCCGAGATTCAGGTCTTCCAGCGCGCTTTCACTCGCGCTGGCAACGTCCATCCGCTCATTCATACTGATCGTGGTTCCGCCTATACATCCAAGGCATTCAACCGCTACCTCAACCAATTTGAAGTCACACGAAGTATGTCACGGCCGGGAACGCCCTATGACAACGCACCGATAGAGCGCTGGTGGAACGAGTTTAAACTGCGGTGGATGGATCGTCATCCAATGGCAAAGACTTACAAGGAATTCGTCAAGCTCGTTGAAGACGGGATCCACTATTTCAATCACGACAACCGTTCAGGACAAAGAGACGGCCTTACCCCAGAAGAATACTGGAATAAGGCCATCTAA
- the murB gene encoding UDP-N-acetylmuramate dehydrogenase: MVDAPRMLEGITIMHDEPLSHYTFTKTGGPADILAFPKNVAEVRTLVESARQQHLPLTVIGNASNLIVRDGGIRGLVLILTAMNEITVNDNTVTAQAGARLIDTTEAAYRAGLTGLEFAAGIPGSVGGALFMNAGAYGGEVCNVISSAHVLTRAGEFKTYNHRELKFWYRHSIVQDTGDVVLSVTFSLKPGDKPAIRAKMDELNARRAAKQPLEYPSCGSVFKRPPHHFVGPMIQKAGLQGHIIGGAQVSMKHAGFIINLGDATATDYLDMIHLIQKTVKAKFGVDLETEVRIIGEPLQS, translated from the coding sequence GTGGTAGATGCACCACGGATGCTTGAAGGGATCACCATCATGCATGATGAACCGTTAAGCCATTATACGTTTACAAAAACCGGTGGGCCAGCCGATATACTGGCGTTTCCTAAAAACGTTGCCGAGGTTAGGACTTTAGTTGAATCGGCCCGGCAGCAGCATTTGCCTTTGACGGTCATCGGAAACGCAAGTAATTTAATTGTGCGCGATGGCGGTATCCGTGGACTGGTCTTGATTTTGACGGCCATGAACGAGATTACGGTGAACGATAACACCGTAACGGCTCAGGCTGGCGCACGCCTCATTGACACGACTGAAGCTGCGTATCGCGCCGGATTGACCGGTCTTGAGTTCGCGGCCGGAATTCCAGGTAGTGTCGGCGGCGCACTTTTCATGAATGCTGGGGCATACGGCGGTGAAGTCTGCAATGTCATCAGCAGCGCCCATGTGTTGACGCGCGCAGGTGAATTCAAAACCTATAACCATCGCGAATTGAAGTTCTGGTATCGCCATAGTATTGTTCAGGATACCGGCGATGTTGTGTTAAGCGTTACTTTTTCCCTGAAACCCGGCGATAAACCGGCAATTCGCGCCAAAATGGACGAACTGAATGCAAGACGGGCGGCTAAACAGCCATTGGAATATCCGTCTTGCGGTTCAGTCTTTAAGCGGCCGCCGCATCATTTTGTCGGTCCGATGATTCAAAAAGCCGGACTGCAAGGCCACATTATTGGTGGTGCGCAGGTTTCAATGAAGCATGCAGGCTTTATCATCAATTTGGGTGACGCAACTGCCACTGATTATCTGGATATGATCCATCTGATCCAGAAAACGGTTAAGGCCAAATTTGGTGTCGATTTAGAAACTGAAGTCCGCATCATTGGCGAACCCTTGCAGTCATAG
- a CDS encoding ABC transporter permease translates to MKKSTTNVAFYTPYVMWLALFVIAPMVLIVYQSFFDISGHFTLANYQTYFKSGTYIMMTINSVWYAFLITFATLLISYPTAYLLHYAKHKQLWLLLIILPTWINLLLKAYAFIGIFSQDGGVNSFLGMFGIAPQQFLFTDFSFIFVAAYIEIPFMILPIFNAIEELPENLVNASQDLGAKGWQTFTKVIWPLTISGVKSGVQAVFIPSLSLFMLTRLIGGNRVITLGTAIEEHFLTTMNWGMGSTIGVVLIVAMFIIMFLTGERKKKGVRRHEA, encoded by the coding sequence GTGAAAAAATCCACCACGAATGTTGCATTTTACACGCCTTATGTGATGTGGCTCGCACTATTTGTCATTGCGCCAATGGTGTTGATCGTTTATCAAAGCTTTTTTGATATCAGCGGCCATTTTACCTTGGCGAATTACCAAACTTATTTTAAATCCGGCACTTATATTATGATGACGATAAATTCGGTTTGGTATGCTTTTTTGATCACCTTTGCCACGTTGCTGATCAGTTATCCGACTGCTTATCTGCTGCATTATGCCAAGCACAAGCAACTGTGGCTGTTACTGATCATTTTACCGACGTGGATCAACTTGTTGCTAAAAGCATATGCGTTCATCGGCATCTTCAGCCAGGACGGCGGGGTCAACAGTTTCTTAGGAATGTTTGGGATTGCGCCGCAACAATTTCTCTTTACTGATTTCAGCTTTATTTTTGTTGCTGCCTACATCGAAATTCCGTTCATGATTCTGCCGATTTTCAATGCGATTGAAGAGCTGCCGGAAAATCTGGTGAATGCCTCGCAAGATCTGGGGGCAAAAGGCTGGCAGACGTTTACCAAAGTGATTTGGCCGTTGACGATTTCAGGGGTCAAATCAGGGGTTCAGGCGGTTTTCATTCCCAGTTTAAGTCTGTTCATGTTAACCCGGTTAATTGGCGGGAATCGAGTCATCACCCTTGGCACCGCCATTGAAGAGCATTTTTTGACGACAATGAACTGGGGTATGGGCTCAACGATCGGCGTGGTCTTGATTGTTGCCATGTTTATCATCATGTTCCTGACCGGTGAACGAAAGAAGAAAGGGGTGCGCCGTCATGAAGCGTAA
- a CDS encoding ABC transporter ATP-binding protein has translation MSNIIVELKHVGKRYGDTQVLKNVNIEIEQGKFYTLLGPSGSGKTTILRAIAGFLDVSEGEVLFDGKKINDVPANQRKVNTVFQDYALFPHLNVFDNVAFGLRLHCMSKDTIQAKVTDALKMVRLQGYADREISELSGGQQQRVAIARAIVLEPQVLLLDEPLSALDAKLRKDMQYELRELQERLGITFLFVTHDQEEALALSDEIFVMNDGQVQQSGTPVDIYDEPVNHFVADFIGESNIIPGHMIKDFLVEFNGKQFECADAGMRPNEPVEVVLRPEDLDITAADAGKVNVEVDTQLFRGDYYEIVAYDQLKNEWLIHSTNPAKDGETVGLTFDPEDIHVMRLNESEEEFDARLETYEGD, from the coding sequence TTGAGCAACATTATTGTGGAACTGAAGCATGTCGGCAAGCGTTATGGCGACACGCAAGTATTAAAAAATGTCAATATCGAAATCGAACAAGGAAAGTTTTATACGCTGCTTGGCCCGTCTGGCTCCGGTAAAACAACGATTTTGCGCGCCATTGCAGGATTTTTGGATGTCTCGGAAGGCGAAGTTCTTTTTGATGGCAAAAAAATAAATGATGTCCCGGCTAACCAACGTAAGGTCAACACAGTTTTCCAGGATTACGCGCTATTTCCGCACCTTAATGTCTTTGACAATGTTGCATTTGGGTTGCGGTTGCATTGTATGAGCAAGGACACGATTCAGGCTAAAGTGACGGATGCGCTTAAAATGGTTCGGCTGCAAGGGTATGCCGACCGGGAGATTTCTGAGCTATCGGGCGGCCAACAGCAACGCGTCGCCATTGCCCGGGCGATTGTCCTTGAGCCGCAAGTGTTGCTTTTGGACGAACCATTGTCAGCACTTGATGCCAAGCTGCGTAAGGATATGCAGTACGAACTGCGCGAATTGCAGGAACGGCTGGGGATCACCTTCTTATTTGTGACCCATGATCAAGAAGAAGCGCTGGCACTGTCGGATGAAATTTTTGTCATGAACGATGGCCAGGTCCAGCAAAGTGGCACGCCGGTCGATATTTACGATGAACCGGTCAATCACTTTGTTGCGGACTTTATTGGCGAAAGTAATATCATCCCCGGCCATATGATTAAGGACTTCCTGGTTGAATTCAATGGTAAACAGTTTGAATGCGCCGACGCCGGCATGCGGCCAAATGAACCGGTTGAAGTTGTCCTGCGTCCAGAAGATTTGGACATCACGGCAGCCGACGCCGGCAAAGTGAATGTCGAAGTTGACACCCAACTGTTCCGCGGCGATTATTACGAAATTGTCGCGTACGACCAACTGAAAAATGAATGGTTGATTCATTCGACAAATCCGGCAAAAGACGGGGAAACAGTCGGATTAACCTTTGATCCCGAAGATATTCACGTCATGCGGTTGAACGAATCCGAAGAGGAATTCGACGCACGGCTGGAAACCTACGAAGGCGACTGA
- a CDS encoding helix-turn-helix domain-containing protein: MDIGSKIRDLRIRKNLTQEELGERTDLSKGYISQVEHDQSSPSLETFFDILSVLGESPADFFREEPVDSLVYHEEDQVTYLDEDKGYQLKWLVPESNENEMEPVMIDFAPDGIFKTFEPSPAETFVYVVSGKVKLLLGDQAYVAKKGETIYFHATKQHQLVNAATGRSKCLLVATASYL; the protein is encoded by the coding sequence ATGGACATTGGTAGTAAAATTCGTGATCTGCGCATTCGAAAAAACCTGACACAGGAAGAACTCGGGGAGCGGACCGACTTATCGAAAGGGTATATTTCGCAGGTTGAACATGACCAGAGTTCACCGTCACTCGAGACCTTCTTTGATATTCTGAGCGTTCTAGGCGAATCTCCAGCAGACTTTTTCCGGGAAGAGCCGGTTGATTCGCTGGTTTACCACGAAGAAGACCAGGTCACTTATCTGGATGAGGATAAAGGCTACCAACTGAAGTGGCTGGTGCCGGAAAGTAATGAAAATGAGATGGAGCCGGTGATGATCGATTTTGCGCCGGATGGCATTTTTAAAACGTTTGAACCATCCCCGGCCGAGACCTTTGTTTACGTCGTCAGCGGCAAAGTGAAACTGCTGCTGGGCGATCAGGCTTATGTTGCCAAAAAAGGCGAAACCATTTATTTTCACGCAACGAAACAACATCAACTTGTCAACGCAGCAACGGGTCGCAGCAAGTGCCTGCTGGTTGCGACAGCATCTTATTTATAA
- a CDS encoding exodeoxyribonuclease III has translation MKLISWNVNGLRAVLKKDFMTIFNELDADWFCLQETKMQAGQVTLDLPGYYQYFNYAERKGYSGTAIFTKHKPLNVTYGMGIPEHDKEGRIITLEYPKFYLMTVYTPNSGGELKRLDYRQQWDKDFRDYTNQLAAKKPLVYCGDLNVAHEPIDLKNDKTNHHNAGFTDEERADFTKQLKSGFIDTFRYLYPDTVTYSWWSYRFHARANNAGWRIDYFVASSNFQPYVKDAKILTDIMGSDHCPVELTTQDLL, from the coding sequence TTGAAATTAATTTCATGGAACGTGAATGGCTTGCGAGCCGTCTTAAAAAAAGACTTTATGACCATTTTTAATGAACTGGATGCTGATTGGTTTTGTCTTCAGGAAACCAAAATGCAGGCAGGCCAAGTGACGCTTGATCTTCCTGGCTACTATCAGTATTTTAATTACGCGGAACGCAAAGGTTATTCAGGCACCGCGATTTTTACGAAACACAAACCGCTCAATGTGACTTACGGCATGGGGATTCCCGAGCACGATAAGGAAGGCCGCATCATTACGCTTGAATATCCCAAATTTTACTTGATGACGGTTTACACTCCCAACTCTGGCGGCGAGCTCAAGCGACTCGATTATCGTCAACAGTGGGATAAGGATTTTCGCGACTACACTAACCAGTTGGCGGCCAAAAAGCCCCTTGTTTATTGCGGTGACTTAAACGTTGCCCATGAACCGATCGACCTTAAGAATGATAAGACCAATCACCACAACGCTGGGTTCACCGATGAGGAACGTGCCGATTTTACCAAGCAGCTTAAGAGCGGCTTTATCGACACTTTCCGCTATCTGTATCCCGATACGGTCACTTATTCTTGGTGGAGCTATCGGTTTCACGCGCGCGCCAATAATGCCGGGTGGCGCATTGACTACTTTGTCGCCAGTTCAAACTTTCAGCCATATGTCAAAGATGCCAAAATTCTCACCGATATCATGGGCAGTGACCACTGCCCGGTTGAACTCACTACGCAAGATTTACTATAG